CAGTCGCGTAGTCATGCTCAGTCAGCTCCTGCAGTTGCCAATCCTGTTCAGCCGCCTCGGGCATCGCCAGAATGGTACCGCTGCTGTCCACCAACAGGGCATAGCTGTCCCATGGCAGGTTTAATGCCAATACCTGACGGATGATTTCTGAAACGCGGATATCGAGACCGGCAACGCCTTCAAGAAAATCAGTATTGCGGCGATAGACCGGTGCAATGGCCGATGCCATCCAGCCCTGTCCGGCGGGATCGATGTAAACATCGGTCCATGCCACCTTACGCTTGGGATTATGCTCGGCGTCGGCTTCGTAATAGAAGTTGTAGTCACGCACATCAAGATCGAACGGATACTGCTCCAATACGTCAAACGGCGGATAGATGCGGTTCATGGAATCGTGGGTGTTGAAATAGGCCTGGGTAACGAGCGAGCTGCTGTAAACCAGTTGCTTCATCAATGGATCGATCTGCACCAACTGCCAGGCCTTGCGCTTTTCAGCCTCACCCACAGGGGCAATGGATGAGTAGAACATGGCGGCTCCCGGTGTATCGGCCCGGGTATGCCAGACACCGTTTTCACTCAGGGTATAGCGGGATTTTTCAGCCTCGCTGGCATCATGGGGCGTGTCATAGGCCTGGGTAATGAGCGCTGCGAACAGATCCGTCATTTCGGCAACGCCATTGAGCTGACTGGCGATCACATCCGACTCGATGCGAGCCGTTTCAAGCAGAGATTCCTGCGCACTGCGTTGCATGGTGGCGATGTTTTCATCGCGAATGATGTAGTTGGTAGCCAGATAGGCCGCGATAAGCGCCAGTTCGATGAAGATGATCGGAATCAGAGCGTTGCGAATATAGGTATTCCAAAGTACCCGAAAGACGTTGTGTTCTCGCGTGCTCTGCTGTGTACTCATGCCAGGCTCAACTCTGATGAATCGGCAAGATCAGGGTGAAGCAGGCGCCTCCACCTGGGCGATTTTCGGCACGGATCTCACCACCATGGCTAATCATGATGTCATGGCAAATGGGCAGACCGAGCCCCGTTCCCTTGCCCGCGGGCTTGCTAGTCACGAACGACTCAAACAGGCGTGGCATCAGTTCATCTGCAATACCCTGGCCTTGATCACATACACTGAGCTCAACGTAACGTTCACCCAGCTGATTCAAGCGGATACTGATATCACCTCCCTCTGGCATAGCCTGCGCGGCATTGACCAGCAGGTTAACCAACACCTGAGAAATCTGTGCCGGACGACACCAGACCTCCGGTATATCCACATATTCACGGTTAACCTGACGGACCACATACTTAAGCTCGTGGTGTACCAGTCGTAACGACGTTTCAACCAGTTCTTTCAAACACACCGGCTGTCCCTGCTGCGCGTCATCGTGGGCGTAGTTTCTAAGCGTGGCAACAATCCCTTCAATGCGGTGTACCCCCTCGCTGGTTTCATCCAGCAGAATGGGCAGTTCGGTGTGGAGATAGTCGTAGTCATGCCGCTTTTTCAGTGTCGCCAAAGCTGTTGCAAGACCTGAATCATTCTTCGATTCAGCGTAACTATTCAGTTGGCTTGATTTAAAAAGTTTTCGGATTATCGCTTGGCGCTGCCATGAAGGTCGGCAAACGTCCTTCGAACAACAGTGTCAACGCCTCGGAACCACTCAGGTTTTGCTTGCGCGCCGTCGACAGATAGCTGCGCACACGACAGAAGATCTGTGCCCCATCCATCGAGCGGAAGCAGCCAGAGATCTTCTGCTGCACCTTGAGCATACGGATATCACGCTCGCCTTGGTTGTTCGTAAAGGGGACCGCCGGATCGTCCAGAAAGCGCAAAACATCTGCCTCATAGTCGCGCAACCGCTCCAGCAGGTTGCGCGCCCGAGAGCGTTTGAGCCGACCACGCTTGCCCTGCCGTTGGTTTTCATCCGGTGGCGGACACTCGTCTTCCGCTTTTTTGAGGCATTGCCGGTAGGCCTTTCGCCACCCTTCTGCCTTTTCAGGCGGCAGGCTGCCGCCCGCACTCTTAACGGCATCCTCCATGGTGCACAACAGGGTTTGCATGCGCTGCGCCCAGGTCTGTTTGTCCTGCTCCCAGGCGCGCTGAAGCTCGCGCAGATGGTGGGCATTACAGAGCGCATGCCGGCACTGATAGCGGTAGTACGGTTTCCAGTGGTCATGACAAAGCACGCCGTGGAAGCGCGGCAGGATACCGATGGCCTCCATCGCCTCGTGACCCCGGTGAGCATGGGGCGCCAGCCAGGTCAGGTCATCATTCGAGGCGCAATGCAGCCAGCGGCGTTGGCCACCGATGTTGATGCTGGTTTCATCGGCGTGAATCAGCACCGACTCGGCCAGACGGTCCTTAACCCAGTGCTCGAAGCCCTCAGCTTTGTCGAAAGCGTCTTGGTTGAAGTTGAACAGCGACCCTGCGCTGAGCGGGATACCAACCTGATCCTCAAAGTAT
This DNA window, taken from Marinobacterium iners, encodes the following:
- a CDS encoding sensor histidine kinase; this encodes MATLKKRHDYDYLHTELPILLDETSEGVHRIEGIVATLRNYAHDDAQQGQPVCLKELVETSLRLVHHELKYVVRQVNREYVDIPEVWCRPAQISQVLVNLLVNAAQAMPEGGDISIRLNQLGERYVELSVCDQGQGIADELMPRLFESFVTSKPAGKGTGLGLPICHDIMISHGGEIRAENRPGGGACFTLILPIHQS
- the tnpC gene encoding IS66 family transposase, translating into MKISNMDVDAILANVRQQLQDDKTLSPSLRAAIEMMMVLIQMMTGRLNTNSTNSSTPPSQDPNRPKKSRSKGERKPGGQPGRIGKTLQRVEEPDAIKTVKVDRRTLPKGSAFRVVGYEKRQVFDLDISRFVTEYQAEILENEQGQRVTAPFPAGVDRPVQYGPRLKAHAVYLSQYQLLPYERVREYFEDQVGIPLSAGSLFNFNQDAFDKAEGFEHWVKDRLAESVLIHADETSINIGGQRRWLHCASNDDLTWLAPHAHRGHEAMEAIGILPRFHGVLCHDHWKPYYRYQCRHALCNAHHLRELQRAWEQDKQTWAQRMQTLLCTMEDAVKSAGGSLPPEKAEGWRKAYRQCLKKAEDECPPPDENQRQGKRGRLKRSRARNLLERLRDYEADVLRFLDDPAVPFTNNQGERDIRMLKVQQKISGCFRSMDGAQIFCRVRSYLSTARKQNLSGSEALTLLFEGRLPTFMAAPSDNPKTF